In Vitis vinifera cultivar Pinot Noir 40024 chromosome 17, ASM3070453v1, one genomic interval encodes:
- the LOC100243979 gene encoding uncharacterized protein LOC100243979 isoform X3: MEARRTSRIPIDPKVRQVGFFAPGALRDRSQSGPLGFSSSPPVSNISPTGNSLSPVMIPPPRHASDNFVLSRPLAVPVSDSTLRPPAVEDRMAVGSYDASELLLGTSASSRIGDGEFSEDYSVFFRRSSSGKFASSLPSGGFDSTAMKINPPAVVPAVKKYAAKKPAAVIEKSGGAVAEMQNELPTSSKPLKEKTTKAERRALQESQRAAKAAGKGPNSGGNKPAAASGAATPMKEKASKAVKQVPSSVAASDKKGGERIPEKDKKKDVPPPRMQFDDKNRVEKAKRRAVVKPTEARNRVELFRHLPQYEHGTQLPKLESKFFQLDPVHPAVQKVGFQYLAGDIVGGNARCIAMLRAFQEAIKDYSMPPEKTLARDLTAKISSYVSFLNECRPLSISMGNSIRFLKNRIAKLPLTVSESEAKDALYSDIDRFINEKIVLADKVIVRHAATKIRDGDVLLTYGFSCVVEMTMLYAHELGRQFRVVVVDSHPKFEGQALLRRLVEKGLSCSYTQINAVSYIMHEVTRVFLGAASIFSNGTVYSRVGTACVAMVAHAFRVPVLICCEAYKFHERVQLDSICSNELGDPDVISKVAGRADVNYLDNWRDKENLQLLNLIYDATPSDYVSMIITDYGMVPPTSVPVIVREYREHLWI, translated from the exons ATGGAGGCGCGTCGAACCTCTCGAATCCCCATCGATCCTAAAGTGCGCCAGGTAGGGTTTTTTGCCCCCGGTGCACTGCGGGATCGCTCACAGTCTGGTCCCCTTGGGTTCTCGTCGTCGCCTCCAGTCTCCAACATCTCGCCGACGGGAAACTCCCTCTCACCGGTCATGATCCCACCGCCGCGGCACGCATCCGACAACTTTGTGCTGTCGCGGCCCCTTGCAGTGCCGGTTTCGGATTCGACGCTTCGGCCGCCGGCGGTGGAAGATCGCATGGCGGTTGGGAGCTACGACGCTTCGGAGTTGCTTCTCGGGACGTCGGCGTCCAGCAGGATCGGAGACGGGGAGTTCTCCGAGGACTATTCGGTTTTTTTTCGCCGGAGCAGTTCGGGGAAGTTTGCTTCGTCTTTGCCGAGCGGTGGGTTTGATTCGACGGCGATGAAAATTAATCCTCCTGCGGTGGTTCCAGCCGTAAAAAAATATGCCGCAAAAAAACCTGCCGCAGTGATTG AAAAGAGTGGAGGAGCAGTTGCAGAAATGCAAAATGAATTGCCAACAAGCTCAAAACCATTGAAAGAGAAAACTACAAAGGCTGAAAGACGTGCCCTTCAGGAGTCTCAACGAGCAGCAAAAGCTGCTGGAAAAGGTCCGAAtt CTGGAGGAAATAAACCAGCTGCTGCTTCTGGGGCTGCAACTCCAATGAAAGAAAAGGCAAGTAAAGCTGTGAAGCAGGTTCCATCTTCTGTTGCTGCTTCTGACAAAAAAGGAGGTGAGCGGATTCCAGAAAAAGATAAGAAGAAAGATGTTCCTCCTCCTCGCATGCAATTTGACGACAAGAACAGGGTGGAAAAGGCTAAAAGGCGTGCAGTGGTCAAACCAACTGAAGCTAGAAACAGAGTTGAACTGTTCCGGCATTTGCCTCAATACGAACATGGAACCCAGCTCCCCAAACTTGAGTCAAAATTTTTTCAACTTGATCCAGTGCATCCTGCTGTTCAAAAG gTTGGATTCCAGTATTTGGCAGGAGATATAGTTGGGGGTAATGCCCGTTGCATTGCAATGCTTCGAGCATTTCAGGAAGCCATTAAAGACTACTCCATGCCACCTGAAAAAACTCTAGCAAGAGATTTAACTGCAAAAATCAGCAGTTATGTTTCATTTTTGAATGAATGCAGGCCCCTTTCAATCAGCATGGGAAATTCAATCAGATTCCTAAAGAACAGGATTGCCAAGTTACCTTTAACTGTGTCTGAATCAGAGGCAAAAGATGCTCTTTATTCAGATATAGATCGTTTCATTAATGAGAAGATAGTACTTGCAGACAAGGTGATAGTCAGACATGCTGCAACAAAGATCAGGGATGGAGATGTTCTTCTCACGTATGGTTTCTCATGTGTTGTCGAGATGACCATGTTATATGCTCATGAACTTGGGAGACAGTTCCGTGTTGTGGTAGTAGACTCACATCCAAAATTTGAAGGCCAAGCATTACTTCGTAGGCTGGTGGAAAAgggcctgagttgttcatatacTCAGATAAATGCTGTTTCTTATATCATGCATGAAGTAACACGAGTTTTTCTGGGGGCTGCCTCTATATTTTCTAATGGAACTGTGTACTCAAGGGTTGGAACTGCTTGTGTTGCCATGGTTGCTCATGCATTTCGTGTTCCTGTGTTAATTTGTTGCGAAGCATATAAATTTCATGAAAGGGTACAGCTTGACTCCATTTGTTCAAATGAACTTG GTGACCCGGATGTTATTTCAAAGGTTGCAGGACGAGCAGATGTGAATTATTTGGATAATTGGCGTGACAAGGAAAATCTTCAACTTTTGAATTTAAT CTATGATGCTACTCCGTCAGATTATGTCTCTATGATTATCACTGATTATGGCATG GTCCCACCCACAAGTGTGCCTGTCATTGTGCGTGAATACCGAGAGCATTTGTGGATATAA
- the LOC100243979 gene encoding uncharacterized protein LOC100243979 isoform X1, with protein MEARRTSRIPIDPKVRQVGFFAPGALRDRSQSGPLGFSSSPPVSNISPTGNSLSPVMIPPPRHASDNFVLSRPLAVPVSDSTLRPPAVEDRMAVGSYDASELLLGTSASSRIGDGEFSEDYSVFFRRSSSGKFASSLPSGGFDSTAMKINPPAVVPAVKKYAAKKPAAVIAFDVKETLAEKSGGAVAEMQNELPTSSKPLKEKTTKAERRALQESQRAAKAAGKGPNSGGNKPAAASGAATPMKEKASKAVKQVPSSVAASDKKGGERIPEKDKKKDVPPPRMQFDDKNRVEKAKRRAVVKPTEARNRVELFRHLPQYEHGTQLPKLESKFFQLDPVHPAVQKVGFQYLAGDIVGGNARCIAMLRAFQEAIKDYSMPPEKTLARDLTAKISSYVSFLNECRPLSISMGNSIRFLKNRIAKLPLTVSESEAKDALYSDIDRFINEKIVLADKVIVRHAATKIRDGDVLLTYGFSCVVEMTMLYAHELGRQFRVVVVDSHPKFEGQALLRRLVEKGLSCSYTQINAVSYIMHEVTRVFLGAASIFSNGTVYSRVGTACVAMVAHAFRVPVLICCEAYKFHERVQLDSICSNELGDPDVISKVAGRADVNYLDNWRDKENLQLLNLIYDATPSDYVSMIITDYGMVPPTSVPVIVREYREHLWI; from the exons ATGGAGGCGCGTCGAACCTCTCGAATCCCCATCGATCCTAAAGTGCGCCAGGTAGGGTTTTTTGCCCCCGGTGCACTGCGGGATCGCTCACAGTCTGGTCCCCTTGGGTTCTCGTCGTCGCCTCCAGTCTCCAACATCTCGCCGACGGGAAACTCCCTCTCACCGGTCATGATCCCACCGCCGCGGCACGCATCCGACAACTTTGTGCTGTCGCGGCCCCTTGCAGTGCCGGTTTCGGATTCGACGCTTCGGCCGCCGGCGGTGGAAGATCGCATGGCGGTTGGGAGCTACGACGCTTCGGAGTTGCTTCTCGGGACGTCGGCGTCCAGCAGGATCGGAGACGGGGAGTTCTCCGAGGACTATTCGGTTTTTTTTCGCCGGAGCAGTTCGGGGAAGTTTGCTTCGTCTTTGCCGAGCGGTGGGTTTGATTCGACGGCGATGAAAATTAATCCTCCTGCGGTGGTTCCAGCCGTAAAAAAATATGCCGCAAAAAAACCTGCCGCAGTGATTG CATTTGACGTAAAAGAAACTCTTGCAGAAAAGAGTGGAGGAGCAGTTGCAGAAATGCAAAATGAATTGCCAACAAGCTCAAAACCATTGAAAGAGAAAACTACAAAGGCTGAAAGACGTGCCCTTCAGGAGTCTCAACGAGCAGCAAAAGCTGCTGGAAAAGGTCCGAAtt CTGGAGGAAATAAACCAGCTGCTGCTTCTGGGGCTGCAACTCCAATGAAAGAAAAGGCAAGTAAAGCTGTGAAGCAGGTTCCATCTTCTGTTGCTGCTTCTGACAAAAAAGGAGGTGAGCGGATTCCAGAAAAAGATAAGAAGAAAGATGTTCCTCCTCCTCGCATGCAATTTGACGACAAGAACAGGGTGGAAAAGGCTAAAAGGCGTGCAGTGGTCAAACCAACTGAAGCTAGAAACAGAGTTGAACTGTTCCGGCATTTGCCTCAATACGAACATGGAACCCAGCTCCCCAAACTTGAGTCAAAATTTTTTCAACTTGATCCAGTGCATCCTGCTGTTCAAAAG gTTGGATTCCAGTATTTGGCAGGAGATATAGTTGGGGGTAATGCCCGTTGCATTGCAATGCTTCGAGCATTTCAGGAAGCCATTAAAGACTACTCCATGCCACCTGAAAAAACTCTAGCAAGAGATTTAACTGCAAAAATCAGCAGTTATGTTTCATTTTTGAATGAATGCAGGCCCCTTTCAATCAGCATGGGAAATTCAATCAGATTCCTAAAGAACAGGATTGCCAAGTTACCTTTAACTGTGTCTGAATCAGAGGCAAAAGATGCTCTTTATTCAGATATAGATCGTTTCATTAATGAGAAGATAGTACTTGCAGACAAGGTGATAGTCAGACATGCTGCAACAAAGATCAGGGATGGAGATGTTCTTCTCACGTATGGTTTCTCATGTGTTGTCGAGATGACCATGTTATATGCTCATGAACTTGGGAGACAGTTCCGTGTTGTGGTAGTAGACTCACATCCAAAATTTGAAGGCCAAGCATTACTTCGTAGGCTGGTGGAAAAgggcctgagttgttcatatacTCAGATAAATGCTGTTTCTTATATCATGCATGAAGTAACACGAGTTTTTCTGGGGGCTGCCTCTATATTTTCTAATGGAACTGTGTACTCAAGGGTTGGAACTGCTTGTGTTGCCATGGTTGCTCATGCATTTCGTGTTCCTGTGTTAATTTGTTGCGAAGCATATAAATTTCATGAAAGGGTACAGCTTGACTCCATTTGTTCAAATGAACTTG GTGACCCGGATGTTATTTCAAAGGTTGCAGGACGAGCAGATGTGAATTATTTGGATAATTGGCGTGACAAGGAAAATCTTCAACTTTTGAATTTAAT CTATGATGCTACTCCGTCAGATTATGTCTCTATGATTATCACTGATTATGGCATG GTCCCACCCACAAGTGTGCCTGTCATTGTGCGTGAATACCGAGAGCATTTGTGGATATAA
- the LOC100244020 gene encoding oleosin G gives MADRHSGSGQTQRPPRPTPGSAFLRRLHDHAPNSTQFIGFLALIVSGCILLFLTGLTITATVIGLIFFTPLILLSSPIWVPAGTVLFLAAAGFLSMCGFGLAVLAGLSWIYKYFRGWNPPGSGRFDYARSRIADTASHVKDYAREYGGYLQSKVKDAAPGA, from the coding sequence ATGGCTGACCGCCACTCCGGTTCAGGCCAAACCCAACGTCCACCTCGACCCACACCCGGTTCAGCATTCCTACGTAGACTCCACGACCACGCCCCCAACTCCACTCAATTCATCGGCTTCTTGGCCCTCATCGTCTCCGGCTGCATCTTGCTCTTCCTCACCGGCCTCACCATCACCGCCACTGTCATTGGCCTCATCTTCTTCACCCCCTTGATCCTCCTTTCCAGCCCCATATGGGTTCCGGCCGGGACAGTTCTCTTCTTAGCTGCGGCTGGGTTCTTATCCATGTGCGGGTTCGGTCTGGCGGTTCTGGCCGGTCTGTCTTGGATATACAAGTACTTCAGGGGTTGGAACCCGCCCGGTTCTGGCAGGTTTGACTACGCCAGGAGCCGGATCGCGGACACGGCCAGCCACGTAAAGGACTACGCTAGGGAGTATGGTGGGTATTTGCAGAGTAAGGTGAAGGACGCGGCTCCTGGAGCCTGA
- the LOC100243979 gene encoding uncharacterized protein LOC100243979 isoform X2, whose amino-acid sequence MEARRTSRIPIDPKVRQVGFFAPGALRDRSQSGPLGFSSSPPVSNISPTGNSLSPVMIPPPRHASDNFVLSRPLAVPVSDSTLRPPAVEDRMAVGSYDASELLLGTSASSRIGDGEFSEDYSVFFRRSSSGKFASSLPSGGFDSTAMKINPPAVVPAVKKYAAKKPAAVIAFDVKETLAEKSGGAVAEMQNELPTSSKPLKEKTTKAERRALQESQRAAKAAGKAGGNKPAAASGAATPMKEKASKAVKQVPSSVAASDKKGGERIPEKDKKKDVPPPRMQFDDKNRVEKAKRRAVVKPTEARNRVELFRHLPQYEHGTQLPKLESKFFQLDPVHPAVQKVGFQYLAGDIVGGNARCIAMLRAFQEAIKDYSMPPEKTLARDLTAKISSYVSFLNECRPLSISMGNSIRFLKNRIAKLPLTVSESEAKDALYSDIDRFINEKIVLADKVIVRHAATKIRDGDVLLTYGFSCVVEMTMLYAHELGRQFRVVVVDSHPKFEGQALLRRLVEKGLSCSYTQINAVSYIMHEVTRVFLGAASIFSNGTVYSRVGTACVAMVAHAFRVPVLICCEAYKFHERVQLDSICSNELGDPDVISKVAGRADVNYLDNWRDKENLQLLNLIYDATPSDYVSMIITDYGMVPPTSVPVIVREYREHLWI is encoded by the exons ATGGAGGCGCGTCGAACCTCTCGAATCCCCATCGATCCTAAAGTGCGCCAGGTAGGGTTTTTTGCCCCCGGTGCACTGCGGGATCGCTCACAGTCTGGTCCCCTTGGGTTCTCGTCGTCGCCTCCAGTCTCCAACATCTCGCCGACGGGAAACTCCCTCTCACCGGTCATGATCCCACCGCCGCGGCACGCATCCGACAACTTTGTGCTGTCGCGGCCCCTTGCAGTGCCGGTTTCGGATTCGACGCTTCGGCCGCCGGCGGTGGAAGATCGCATGGCGGTTGGGAGCTACGACGCTTCGGAGTTGCTTCTCGGGACGTCGGCGTCCAGCAGGATCGGAGACGGGGAGTTCTCCGAGGACTATTCGGTTTTTTTTCGCCGGAGCAGTTCGGGGAAGTTTGCTTCGTCTTTGCCGAGCGGTGGGTTTGATTCGACGGCGATGAAAATTAATCCTCCTGCGGTGGTTCCAGCCGTAAAAAAATATGCCGCAAAAAAACCTGCCGCAGTGATTG CATTTGACGTAAAAGAAACTCTTGCAGAAAAGAGTGGAGGAGCAGTTGCAGAAATGCAAAATGAATTGCCAACAAGCTCAAAACCATTGAAAGAGAAAACTACAAAGGCTGAAAGACGTGCCCTTCAGGAGTCTCAACGAGCAGCAAAAGCTGCTGGAAAAG CTGGAGGAAATAAACCAGCTGCTGCTTCTGGGGCTGCAACTCCAATGAAAGAAAAGGCAAGTAAAGCTGTGAAGCAGGTTCCATCTTCTGTTGCTGCTTCTGACAAAAAAGGAGGTGAGCGGATTCCAGAAAAAGATAAGAAGAAAGATGTTCCTCCTCCTCGCATGCAATTTGACGACAAGAACAGGGTGGAAAAGGCTAAAAGGCGTGCAGTGGTCAAACCAACTGAAGCTAGAAACAGAGTTGAACTGTTCCGGCATTTGCCTCAATACGAACATGGAACCCAGCTCCCCAAACTTGAGTCAAAATTTTTTCAACTTGATCCAGTGCATCCTGCTGTTCAAAAG gTTGGATTCCAGTATTTGGCAGGAGATATAGTTGGGGGTAATGCCCGTTGCATTGCAATGCTTCGAGCATTTCAGGAAGCCATTAAAGACTACTCCATGCCACCTGAAAAAACTCTAGCAAGAGATTTAACTGCAAAAATCAGCAGTTATGTTTCATTTTTGAATGAATGCAGGCCCCTTTCAATCAGCATGGGAAATTCAATCAGATTCCTAAAGAACAGGATTGCCAAGTTACCTTTAACTGTGTCTGAATCAGAGGCAAAAGATGCTCTTTATTCAGATATAGATCGTTTCATTAATGAGAAGATAGTACTTGCAGACAAGGTGATAGTCAGACATGCTGCAACAAAGATCAGGGATGGAGATGTTCTTCTCACGTATGGTTTCTCATGTGTTGTCGAGATGACCATGTTATATGCTCATGAACTTGGGAGACAGTTCCGTGTTGTGGTAGTAGACTCACATCCAAAATTTGAAGGCCAAGCATTACTTCGTAGGCTGGTGGAAAAgggcctgagttgttcatatacTCAGATAAATGCTGTTTCTTATATCATGCATGAAGTAACACGAGTTTTTCTGGGGGCTGCCTCTATATTTTCTAATGGAACTGTGTACTCAAGGGTTGGAACTGCTTGTGTTGCCATGGTTGCTCATGCATTTCGTGTTCCTGTGTTAATTTGTTGCGAAGCATATAAATTTCATGAAAGGGTACAGCTTGACTCCATTTGTTCAAATGAACTTG GTGACCCGGATGTTATTTCAAAGGTTGCAGGACGAGCAGATGTGAATTATTTGGATAATTGGCGTGACAAGGAAAATCTTCAACTTTTGAATTTAAT CTATGATGCTACTCCGTCAGATTATGTCTCTATGATTATCACTGATTATGGCATG GTCCCACCCACAAGTGTGCCTGTCATTGTGCGTGAATACCGAGAGCATTTGTGGATATAA
- the LOC100243979 gene encoding uncharacterized protein LOC100243979 isoform X4 encodes MEARRTSRIPIDPKVRQVGFFAPGALRDRSQSGPLGFSSSPPVSNISPTGNSLSPVMIPPPRHASDNFVLSRPLAVPVSDSTLRPPAVEDRMAVGSYDASELLLGTSASSRIGDGEFSEDYSVFFRRSSSGKFASSLPSGGFDSTAMKINPPAVVPAVKKYAAKKPAAVIEKSGGAVAEMQNELPTSSKPLKEKTTKAERRALQESQRAAKAAGKAGGNKPAAASGAATPMKEKASKAVKQVPSSVAASDKKGGERIPEKDKKKDVPPPRMQFDDKNRVEKAKRRAVVKPTEARNRVELFRHLPQYEHGTQLPKLESKFFQLDPVHPAVQKVGFQYLAGDIVGGNARCIAMLRAFQEAIKDYSMPPEKTLARDLTAKISSYVSFLNECRPLSISMGNSIRFLKNRIAKLPLTVSESEAKDALYSDIDRFINEKIVLADKVIVRHAATKIRDGDVLLTYGFSCVVEMTMLYAHELGRQFRVVVVDSHPKFEGQALLRRLVEKGLSCSYTQINAVSYIMHEVTRVFLGAASIFSNGTVYSRVGTACVAMVAHAFRVPVLICCEAYKFHERVQLDSICSNELGDPDVISKVAGRADVNYLDNWRDKENLQLLNLIYDATPSDYVSMIITDYGMVPPTSVPVIVREYREHLWI; translated from the exons ATGGAGGCGCGTCGAACCTCTCGAATCCCCATCGATCCTAAAGTGCGCCAGGTAGGGTTTTTTGCCCCCGGTGCACTGCGGGATCGCTCACAGTCTGGTCCCCTTGGGTTCTCGTCGTCGCCTCCAGTCTCCAACATCTCGCCGACGGGAAACTCCCTCTCACCGGTCATGATCCCACCGCCGCGGCACGCATCCGACAACTTTGTGCTGTCGCGGCCCCTTGCAGTGCCGGTTTCGGATTCGACGCTTCGGCCGCCGGCGGTGGAAGATCGCATGGCGGTTGGGAGCTACGACGCTTCGGAGTTGCTTCTCGGGACGTCGGCGTCCAGCAGGATCGGAGACGGGGAGTTCTCCGAGGACTATTCGGTTTTTTTTCGCCGGAGCAGTTCGGGGAAGTTTGCTTCGTCTTTGCCGAGCGGTGGGTTTGATTCGACGGCGATGAAAATTAATCCTCCTGCGGTGGTTCCAGCCGTAAAAAAATATGCCGCAAAAAAACCTGCCGCAGTGATTG AAAAGAGTGGAGGAGCAGTTGCAGAAATGCAAAATGAATTGCCAACAAGCTCAAAACCATTGAAAGAGAAAACTACAAAGGCTGAAAGACGTGCCCTTCAGGAGTCTCAACGAGCAGCAAAAGCTGCTGGAAAAG CTGGAGGAAATAAACCAGCTGCTGCTTCTGGGGCTGCAACTCCAATGAAAGAAAAGGCAAGTAAAGCTGTGAAGCAGGTTCCATCTTCTGTTGCTGCTTCTGACAAAAAAGGAGGTGAGCGGATTCCAGAAAAAGATAAGAAGAAAGATGTTCCTCCTCCTCGCATGCAATTTGACGACAAGAACAGGGTGGAAAAGGCTAAAAGGCGTGCAGTGGTCAAACCAACTGAAGCTAGAAACAGAGTTGAACTGTTCCGGCATTTGCCTCAATACGAACATGGAACCCAGCTCCCCAAACTTGAGTCAAAATTTTTTCAACTTGATCCAGTGCATCCTGCTGTTCAAAAG gTTGGATTCCAGTATTTGGCAGGAGATATAGTTGGGGGTAATGCCCGTTGCATTGCAATGCTTCGAGCATTTCAGGAAGCCATTAAAGACTACTCCATGCCACCTGAAAAAACTCTAGCAAGAGATTTAACTGCAAAAATCAGCAGTTATGTTTCATTTTTGAATGAATGCAGGCCCCTTTCAATCAGCATGGGAAATTCAATCAGATTCCTAAAGAACAGGATTGCCAAGTTACCTTTAACTGTGTCTGAATCAGAGGCAAAAGATGCTCTTTATTCAGATATAGATCGTTTCATTAATGAGAAGATAGTACTTGCAGACAAGGTGATAGTCAGACATGCTGCAACAAAGATCAGGGATGGAGATGTTCTTCTCACGTATGGTTTCTCATGTGTTGTCGAGATGACCATGTTATATGCTCATGAACTTGGGAGACAGTTCCGTGTTGTGGTAGTAGACTCACATCCAAAATTTGAAGGCCAAGCATTACTTCGTAGGCTGGTGGAAAAgggcctgagttgttcatatacTCAGATAAATGCTGTTTCTTATATCATGCATGAAGTAACACGAGTTTTTCTGGGGGCTGCCTCTATATTTTCTAATGGAACTGTGTACTCAAGGGTTGGAACTGCTTGTGTTGCCATGGTTGCTCATGCATTTCGTGTTCCTGTGTTAATTTGTTGCGAAGCATATAAATTTCATGAAAGGGTACAGCTTGACTCCATTTGTTCAAATGAACTTG GTGACCCGGATGTTATTTCAAAGGTTGCAGGACGAGCAGATGTGAATTATTTGGATAATTGGCGTGACAAGGAAAATCTTCAACTTTTGAATTTAAT CTATGATGCTACTCCGTCAGATTATGTCTCTATGATTATCACTGATTATGGCATG GTCCCACCCACAAGTGTGCCTGTCATTGTGCGTGAATACCGAGAGCATTTGTGGATATAA
- the LOC100261105 gene encoding uncharacterized protein LOC100261105 — MARHSPEHDIGSNTGFGTSKKVASGLLHSVSTLVASCSKQASRVSSKFRTKVSHSKISPKSPLARPKQLLTSISNKAIPFLHKKKGGEQLDSKEVAEEGFGDGGVWQRAILMGDKCQPLDFSGVIYYDNKGEQLQELPLRSPRASPLPSYAFRK, encoded by the coding sequence ATGGCCCGCCATAGCCCAGAACACGACATCGGCTCCAACACCGGCTTTGGAACCTCCAAGAAGGTCGCAAGTGGCTTGCTCCACTCCGTATCGACGCTTGTGGCTTCGTGCTCCAAGCAAGCCAGCCGAGTTTCCAGCAAGTTTCGTACAAAGGTGAGCCACTCGAAAATCTCTCCGAAGTCGCCGTTGGCGCGGCCCAAGCAGCTGCTGACGAGTATAAGCAACAAGGCGATTCCTTTTCTGCATAAGAAGAAAGGGGGCGAACAGTTAGACAGCAAAGAAGTTGCAGAGGAAGGGTTCGGAGACGGCGGCGTGTGGCAGAGGGCGATCCTGATGGGGGATAAATGCCAGCCGTTGGATTTCTCTGGCGTAATATATTACGATAATAAGGGGGAGCAGCTCCAGGAGCTGCCGCTCAGGTCGCCGCGTGCGAGTCCGCTGCCGAGTTACGCTTTTCGGAAGTGA
- the LOC104882335 gene encoding protein CHUP1, chloroplastic gives MFVKVSFVAAASVAAFAVSRINIQSSRKRNPPIKPAEIDDSSFQQEEIEEDGEEKSADSEFSAEEEEEIKGSTTRRKMEQNLNLPKRRESGNPQDVTGEIEILQNAVKEMERKRRTLEGKLLEMYGIKEQRSYIAQLQKHLKVKTEEVDFLSITVNSLRAETKKLQEEVKEGVLVQKQLEIAKKRIKELHKKMTTDRNWARKKLLTLAREVSGFEKTGISSTDHENVEKKTGSVEFKAMEMKRRNKELEMETGGLKIMLVAAEDKANAQSNMTEDKLEEEMNKFRHANESLSKQIEKLRKNRFGIIEELMYQRSLNACLRFESQNFLTPPILSKNSSQESHGNKTPTPIPHHNSYSKSSSSSSIDKTTIDSSSSSERSISKKYGLIHNIRRWGRRKDNPRLVVSSSERSSRENSPFKAGGLIRRLSMSDVPLQRKENDSTGLVGITPSRKIKRVQFSIQSQEVQSVFDLERNPIDTVAWLRPTGDLDDKKNSAMQSSRAGSLMGGDEKHEVSLKKASHCRDLSGTDMGNGKVESGDKEELHHSNMLPNVLHSDSRVWTPLRSSSFS, from the exons ATGTTTGTAAAGGTTAGCTTTGTGGCTGCAGCTTCAGTTGCAGCTTTTGCAGTTTCCAGAATCAATATTCAATCTTCCAGGAAGCGAAACCCTCCAATCAAACCTGCAG AGATTGATGACTCAAGCTTCCAACAAGAAGAGATTGAAGAAGACGGGGAAGAGAAGTCTGCGGATTCTGAATTTTCA GctgaggaagaggaagagattAAAGGGAGTACTACCAGAAgaaaaatggaacaaaatttgaatttaccCAAAAGAAGAGAGAGTGGAAATCCACAAGATGTTACAGGTGAAATAGAGATACTACAGAACGCAGTAAAGGaaatggagagaaaaagaagGACCCTTGAAGGGAAACTGCTAGAAATGTATGGTATTAAAGAGCAGCGTTCATATATTGCTCAGTTGCAGAAGCACTTGAAGGTCAAGACGGAGGAGGTCGACTTTCTGAGCATCACCGTGAACTCGTTGCGGGCAGAGACGAAGAAACTTCAAGAGGAAGTCAAAGAGGGTGTGTTGGTACAGAAGCAGCTAGAGATTGCAaagaagagaataaaagaaCTGCACAAGAAGATGACTACAGATAGGAACTGGGCGAGGAAGAAATTGCTAACGCTAGCACGAGAAGTTTCCGGTTTTGAGAAGACAGGAATATCCAGTACAGATCATGAGAATGTTGAAAAGAAGACCGGAAGTGTGGAATTCAAAGCTATGGAGATGAAGAGGAGGAACAAAGAGCTTGAAATGGAAACGGGAGGACTGAAAATTATGTTGGTTGCTGCAGAAGACAAAGCAAATGCGCAATCCAATATGACAGag GATAAGCTGGAGGAGGAGATGAATAAGTTTAGGCATGCAAACGAAAGTTTATCCAAACAGATAGAAAAATTGCGGAAAAACAGGTTCGGCATAATCGAAGAGCTAATGTACCAACGCTCGCTCAACGCTTGCTTGAGGTTCGAAAGCCAAAATTTCCTAACCCCACCGATTCTCAGCAAGAATTCAAGCCAAGAATCTCATGGCAACAAGACTCCTACTCCAATCCCACACCATAATTCTTACAGCAAATCTTCTTCCTCATCCTCGATTGACAAAACTACAATAGACAGCTCTTCTAGCAGCGAGAGGAGCATAAGCAAGAAATATGGTTTGATTCATAATATAAGAAGATGGGGAAGACGAAAGGATAATCCAAGATTAGTTGTTTCATCATCGGAGAGGTCTTCTAGAGAAAATTCTCCATTCAAGGCAGGCGGCCTAATTCGCAGGTTATCTATGTCAGATGTTCCACTGCAAAGGAAGGAAAATGACAGCACCGGACTAGTAGGCATCACCCCATCTAGGAAGATCAAAAGAGTGCAGTTTAGCATCCAATCTCAGGAAGTTCAAAGCGTCTTTGATCTCGAAAGGAATCCAATCGACACAGTAGCATGGCTGAGACCAACTGGAGACCTGGATGACAAGAAAAATTCAGCCATGCAATCAAGCAGAGCTGGGTCCCTTATGGGGGGAGACGAGAAACATGAAGTGAGTCTGAAAAAGGCCAGTCATTGCAGGGATTTGAGTGGGACAGACATGGGCAATGGTAAGGTTGAAAGTGGGGACAAAGAGGAGTTGCATCATTCAAATATGCTGCCCAATGTTCTTCATAGTGACAGCAGGGTTTGGACCCCTCTGcgttcttcctctttctcttga